In a genomic window of Oncorhynchus keta strain PuntledgeMale-10-30-2019 chromosome 28, Oket_V2, whole genome shotgun sequence:
- the LOC118360576 gene encoding short transient receptor potential channel 4-associated protein-like: MLARRRDKLAFCLNALREEEYAEKYPGCLLNNLHNLLCFWQCHYLNKDKDSTCLENSSCISFTYWKETVSVLLDSDLTSLCAIACYIQAYMDLVKDFLEV; the protein is encoded by the exons ATGCTGGCCAGGAGGCGGGACAAACTGGCCTTCTGTCTCAACGCCCTAAGGGAGGAGGAGTACGCTGAGAAATACCCCGGCTGCCTGCTCAACAACTTACACAACCTGCTGTGCTTCTGGCAGTGCCACTACCTCAACAAGGACAAGGACAGCACCTGTCTGGAGAAC AGTTCCTGTATATCATTTACCTACTGGAAGGAGACTGTGTCGGTTCTGTTGGACTCAGACCTGACTTCACTATGTGCCATAGCCTGCTACATCCAGGCCTACATGGATCTGGTCAAAGACTTTCTGGAAGTTTAA